In a genomic window of bacterium:
- a CDS encoding metallophosphoesterase family protein — translation MPLFLAIVLTIWTGMHAYVVWRLWPFLQPRLGARWTLAAAALLWGAFILGRLLHAAGLRRLGSLVELIGSQWLGVLFLLLCALLVADLATGFGWFFRGHAVAVRGAAALVAVAASLFAFVQAQRAPEVTERTVVLRGLPAELDGTTLVAVSDLHLGSVLGRRFASGIVDRIDALHPDVIAVVGDLLDRDVASAEETLPELRRLQARFGVFAVTGNHDYYASRNGGANDASDFMRRAGMRVLRDESAAAAPGLTIAGVDDLTARGQYKLDGDPPAKALAGAAAPDAGATIYLSHTPWRADEAARLGAGLMICGHTHDGQIWPFRYVSAMRYPLV, via the coding sequence ATGCCGCTCTTTCTCGCGATCGTCCTGACGATCTGGACGGGGATGCACGCCTACGTCGTCTGGCGGCTCTGGCCGTTCCTCCAGCCGCGGCTCGGGGCCCGCTGGACGCTCGCGGCCGCCGCCCTGCTGTGGGGCGCCTTCATCCTCGGACGGCTCCTCCACGCCGCCGGACTGCGGCGGCTCGGCTCGCTGGTCGAACTGATCGGCTCGCAGTGGCTCGGCGTGCTCTTCCTGCTGCTGTGCGCGCTGCTCGTCGCCGATCTCGCCACCGGCTTCGGCTGGTTCTTCCGCGGGCACGCCGTCGCCGTCCGCGGCGCGGCGGCGCTCGTCGCCGTTGCGGCCTCCCTCTTCGCCTTCGTGCAGGCGCAGCGCGCCCCGGAGGTGACGGAGCGGACCGTCGTCCTGCGCGGCCTGCCGGCGGAGCTCGACGGGACGACGCTCGTCGCCGTCTCCGACCTCCATCTCGGCTCGGTCCTGGGGCGCCGCTTCGCCTCGGGGATCGTCGATCGGATCGACGCGCTTCATCCGGACGTGATCGCCGTCGTCGGCGACCTGCTCGACCGCGACGTCGCTTCCGCCGAGGAGACGCTGCCGGAGCTGCGGCGCCTGCAGGCGCGGTTCGGCGTCTTCGCCGTAACGGGAAACCACGACTACTACGCCAGCCGGAACGGGGGCGCGAACGACGCGTCGGACTTCATGCGGCGCGCGGGGATGCGCGTCCTGCGCGACGAGTCGGCCGCCGCGGCGCCGGGGCTGACGATCGCGGGAGTGGACGACCTGACGGCGCGCGGGCAGTACAAGCTCGACGGCGATCCGCCGGCCAAGGCGCTCGCCGGGGCCGCGGCGCCGGACGCCGGCGCGACGATCTACCTCTCGCACACGCCGTGGCGGGCGGACGAGGCGGCGCGGCTCGGGGCGGGGCTGATGATCTGCGGCCACACCCACGACGGGCAGATCTGGCCGTTCCGCTACGTCAGCGCGATGCGCTATCCGCTCGTC
- a CDS encoding 5'-nucleotidase, lipoprotein e(P4) family, whose translation MKVARFAALAAALLCAGCLASTTRPAAVPPAASAPAAASAPTAVPSAAVPAAKAAPISSGMRWFGYAAERRAIYLETYRTAAAAVERAAAGRAAGSWGVVLDIDETILDNSPWEREHERTGAPVEPSFGDWCRRAEARPLPGAKEFLARVRALGGRIDLVSNRDDEVCEATRRNLDAVGLPYDQILCRVGTSDKNPRFAAVREGRAPSTLPAHEVVAYVGDNIQDFPGLEQAAAAAAGEDAYAPFGTAWFALPNPMYGSWEKTAPK comes from the coding sequence ATGAAGGTCGCCCGTTTCGCGGCGCTCGCCGCCGCCTTGCTCTGCGCCGGTTGCCTCGCCTCGACGACGCGCCCCGCCGCCGTCCCGCCCGCGGCGTCCGCGCCGGCCGCGGCGTCCGCGCCGACGGCGGTTCCGTCGGCCGCCGTCCCCGCGGCCAAGGCCGCCCCGATCAGTTCCGGCATGCGCTGGTTCGGCTATGCCGCCGAGCGGCGCGCGATCTATCTCGAGACGTACCGCACCGCCGCCGCCGCGGTCGAGCGCGCCGCCGCCGGCCGCGCGGCCGGCTCGTGGGGGGTCGTGCTCGACATCGACGAGACGATCCTCGACAACTCCCCGTGGGAGCGGGAGCACGAGCGGACCGGCGCGCCGGTCGAGCCCTCGTTCGGCGACTGGTGCCGCCGCGCCGAGGCCCGGCCCCTGCCGGGCGCGAAGGAGTTCCTCGCCCGCGTCCGCGCGCTCGGCGGGCGGATCGACCTCGTGAGCAACCGCGACGACGAGGTCTGCGAGGCGACCCGCCGCAACCTCGACGCCGTCGGGCTGCCCTACGACCAGATCCTCTGCCGCGTCGGAACCAGCGACAAGAACCCGCGCTTCGCCGCGGTGCGCGAGGGACGGGCGCCGTCCACCCTCCCCGCGCACGAGGTCGTCGCCTACGTCGGCGACAACATTCAGGACTTCCCCGGCCTCGAGCAGGCCGCGGCGGCCGCGGCGGGCGAGGATGCCTACGCGCCGTTCGGGACGGCCTGGTTCGCCCTGCCCAATCCGATGTACGGGAGCTGGGAGAAGACCGCCCCCAAGTGA
- the glf gene encoding UDP-galactopyranose mutase codes for MTYDFLVVGAGIFGATFARVAADAGRSVLVVDRRGHVGGNCFSEEIEGVEVHRYGPHIFHTSDERVWAFVNRFARFNNFVNSPRARVDGRIFSFPLNLLTMHQLWGVTTPDEARRKLEEVRVPCAAPRNMEEWLLSQVGPEIYELFFRGYTKKQWGTEPRELPAGTARRLPFRLTFDDNYYRDRRQGIPEDGYGELFRRMLEGIDVELGCDYLERREELRPRARRVLYTGAVDEFHGRALGPLRYRSLRFESRVFDGDFQGNAVVNYPSPDVPFTRIVEHKHFARPDAPRTVVTWEFPADCAPGDEPFYPLGGAADRALYERYRALPADVVFGGRLGLYEYLDMDRAAARALDLAKELLA; via the coding sequence GTGACCTACGACTTTCTGGTCGTCGGCGCCGGGATCTTCGGCGCCACCTTCGCCCGCGTCGCGGCCGACGCGGGGCGGAGCGTCCTCGTCGTGGACCGCCGCGGCCACGTCGGCGGCAACTGCTTCAGCGAGGAGATCGAAGGGGTCGAGGTCCACCGCTACGGCCCGCACATCTTCCACACGAGCGACGAGCGGGTCTGGGCCTTCGTCAACCGCTTCGCCCGCTTCAACAACTTCGTCAACAGCCCGCGGGCCCGCGTGGACGGCCGCATCTTCTCCTTCCCGCTCAACCTGCTCACGATGCACCAGCTCTGGGGCGTGACGACGCCGGACGAGGCGCGGCGGAAGCTCGAAGAGGTCCGCGTGCCGTGCGCCGCCCCGCGCAACATGGAGGAGTGGCTCCTCTCCCAGGTCGGCCCGGAGATCTACGAGCTCTTCTTCCGCGGCTACACGAAGAAGCAGTGGGGGACGGAGCCGCGCGAGCTGCCGGCGGGGACCGCGCGGCGGTTGCCGTTCCGGCTGACGTTCGACGACAACTACTACCGCGACCGCCGGCAGGGGATTCCCGAGGACGGCTACGGCGAGCTCTTCCGCCGGATGCTCGAAGGGATCGACGTCGAGCTCGGCTGCGACTACCTCGAGCGGCGGGAGGAGCTGCGGCCGCGCGCGCGGCGCGTCCTCTACACCGGCGCCGTGGACGAGTTCCACGGGCGGGCGCTCGGGCCGCTGCGGTATCGCTCGCTGCGCTTCGAGAGCCGCGTTTTCGACGGCGACTTCCAGGGGAACGCGGTGGTCAACTATCCGTCGCCCGACGTGCCGTTCACGCGGATCGTCGAGCACAAGCACTTCGCGCGCCCCGACGCGCCGCGCACCGTCGTCACTTGGGAGTTCCCCGCCGACTGCGCGCCGGGGGACGAGCCGTTCTACCCGCTCGGCGGCGCCGCCGACCGCGCGCTCTACGAACGCTACCGCGCCCTGCCGGCCGACGTCGTCTTCGGCGGCCGTCTCGGGCTCTACGAGTACCTCGACATGGACCGCGCCGCGGCGCGGGCCCTCGACTTGGCCAAGGAGCTCCTCGCGTGA
- a CDS encoding CoA pyrophosphatase, with the protein MDGANEIAPGWPATLGDVGAILARAAGLPGGAAHELLAPAPRPGWDPGVLAADARPAAALVLLLDRGAGPAVLLTVRGVALRRHAGQISFPGGRVEDGETIPQAALREAAEEVGLPAGAARIVAPLSPLYIPVSGFGLHPFAALCAAPPERWRPQPEEVARIVEAPLALLADPASLGVERRAVGGVDYRIPYFRVGQDKVWGATAMVLAELLWLLGRPPRVAAEEDA; encoded by the coding sequence ATGGACGGCGCGAACGAGATCGCGCCGGGGTGGCCCGCCACCCTCGGCGACGTGGGCGCGATCCTCGCGCGCGCAGCCGGTCTCCCCGGCGGGGCGGCGCACGAACTGCTCGCCCCCGCGCCGCGCCCCGGATGGGATCCCGGCGTCCTCGCCGCCGACGCCCGACCGGCCGCGGCGCTGGTCCTGCTGCTCGACCGCGGCGCGGGGCCGGCGGTGCTTCTCACGGTTCGCGGCGTCGCGCTGCGCCGGCACGCGGGACAGATCTCCTTCCCCGGCGGGCGCGTCGAGGACGGCGAGACGATCCCCCAAGCGGCGCTGCGCGAGGCGGCGGAGGAGGTTGGCCTGCCGGCCGGAGCGGCGCGGATCGTCGCGCCTCTCTCGCCGCTCTACATCCCGGTGAGCGGCTTCGGCCTCCATCCGTTCGCCGCGCTCTGCGCCGCGCCCCCCGAACGCTGGCGCCCCCAGCCGGAAGAGGTCGCGCGGATCGTCGAGGCGCCGCTCGCGCTTCTCGCCGATCCCGCGTCGCTCGGCGTCGAGCGGCGCGCCGTCGGCGGCGTCGATTATCGAATCCCGTACTTTCGCGTCGGCCAGGACAAGGTCTGGGGCGCGACGGCGATGGTGCTCGCCGAACTTCTCTGGCTCTTGGGCCGGCCGCCGCGCGTCGCGGCGGAGGAGGACGCATGA